Part of the Prevotella communis genome is shown below.
CAAGGCTACTTTCTCTGCAGCTGTAAAGGCTGTTGCAGCTGCAAACGACTCAATTGCTAAGAACACTCAGTTGTGGGCTGACTTGCAGACTAAGTATGATGAGAGTCATGCAGTAAGTGTAGAGTATGATCTTTACGATGCAGCTTACAACCTTGGTGACTATCTGGATTATGGTTATGACGCTGATGGTAATCCCATTATCCCAATGAGTGTCTATGATTATCTTGATGCTAAGACTAAGACTGGTGATTGCGACCTGACCAACAAGCAGCTGGAGGATATCATCGCTACTATCAATAAGCTGGTTGAAGCTGTATATACTGAGGTGAAGGAAGGTCTGAAGCCTGGTACCGACGTAACTAAGTTCCTGGTTAATCCTGGTTTCGAGGACGGCTCAAAGGGTTGGACCGTTGTTTCAAAAGGAAATGGTAACGTACAGCTGGGTGGTAATGATGCAAACCACTGCTACGAGGCATGGCACAGCACTAACTTCGATGTTTACCAGGAGGTAAGCAACCTGCCTGTTGGCCTGTATAAGCTGGAGGTTAACGGTTATGTTCGCTACTTGGATGGTGGCGAAGACAAAAAGAACAATCCTGCTATCCAAAACAGAGAAAAGTCTTATGAATTGTTTGAGGCTGGCGTGCCCATCTATCTTTATATGAACGATTCTAAGACCGGTCTTGTCAACTGGTTTAGCTATCCAAAACCAAAGGCATTCTATGATGCAATTGAAGGTGCTACCTATCTGTATGAGAATGATGAGAATGCTTATCCTGACAATATGATTGCTGCATCAGCTGCTTTCGCTGATGGTGGTTACTCTCAGGAGACCATCTGTATGGTATCTGAACCCAATACAGTAACACGTATTGGTGTGAAGGGTACTCCTGAGGCTAATTTCTGGCCTATCTTCGACAACTTCAAGCTGACCTACCTTGGTAATGGCGTTGATATCGTGAAGCCACAGCTTGAGGACATGCTGACTGAGGCTAAGAAGTACGAGAATGTGGTAACTACTAAGACTGCTAAGGCCAACCTTGCAGCTGAGGTTTCTGCTGCTGAGACTCTGTTGGCTGGCACCGATGGCGATGCTATGCTCGCGGCTATCGACAAGCTGCAGAAGGCTATCGATGATGTGAATGAGGGTAAGACCACTTGCAAGCAATTCAATGACTTCATTGAGGACTTCATGCAGTTTGCTCAGAATCTTGAGAATAATGGCGTTGATGCTACTGAGGCTCTGCAGCTGGGCGCAACCATCTTGGAGAACCTGAACGTATGCGCTTATGATGCTGAGGATATTGAGGCCAAGAAGCTGGAGCTCCGCGAGATGAGACTGAAGATTCAGCTGCCTGCTGACTATGCTCAGGGTTCTGCTGAGGGTAAGGATCTCACCGCATTCATCCAGACACCAGGATTCTCTATGCTGAAGGATGGTGTTCCGACCAACTCTAACGAGGGCTGGCAGGGTACAGCCGGTAGCTTCGGTCCTAATGAATATTTGTCTAGCCTCTGTCTGGAGTTCTATAATAAGGTGTTTGATATGTATCAGGATTTGGCTGGCGTTGGTTCAGTTGTACTGCCTCATGGCTACTACGCTTTGCAGGTGAGCGCCTTTAACCGTCCTGCAGAGAGCAATCCCGCTTACCTCTATGCTGTAGCCGGTAAGGATACACTGGATGTAACTACAATTATGCTGCAGGCTGATGGTATCGATGCCGAGGCAGGTGAGTCTGCTCCAAACACCGTGAGCTCCGCTAAGGAATACTTCAATGAGGGCCGCTATGTGAACACCCTGAAGTTCAAGTTCGAGGGTGATACACTGCGCATCGGTGTGAAGCACCCTGTAAATGTCGATAGAGACTGGGTGATCATGGACGACTTCAAACTGTTCTTCTATGGCAACGACAATACTGGTGTAGAGACAGTTATCAATATTGGTAAGCCTGCAAAGGTACAGTACTTCACACTCGACGGACGTCAGGTCAGCGTAGCTCGCAAGGGCCTCTTCATCCGTAAGACAACTATGGACAACGGCACAGTCGTTGTAAGAAAGATTCAGAAGTAAGAATGATTCGATTAACGAAAATTCCGATACCCTAAATAAGGAATCGGGGGGGGCTGAAAGCCCTCTCCGACTCCTTCGTTTTTATTAATAACCCCAAAAAACCAAAACCAAAATGACCCGAAACAATCGAACAACGCGTGACAAGCGAAACAAAAGCAAACCGACGGCCCTCAGGCGGCTGTTACCCAAAATAAGAAACCACACGCCGTAAGGCGACAACATATAAAAAGCAAATAATATAATTGTAGTAAACAATAATAACTTAAAATAACAATTTATAAAAAACTATGAAGTGTAACACTATCTTAGAGCATGGACGAAGCGTAGCTTTCACCGCCTGTGCACTGCTGATAGGAGCATCGGTGATGCAGTCGTGTAAAGACGACGACCTGATTCTCACCGGCCAGCCTTCTTGGTTGGGCAACTCTATCTATGAGCGGTTGCAAGACGAGGGTAATTACAAGTACACGCTGCGTCTTATTGATGACCTGGGCGAGAAGGATGTGCTCAGCCACACAGGTTCAAGAACGTTGTTTGTTGCAGCCGACAGTGCTTATGAAGCCTGGTTCAAGGACAACAAATGGGGTGTTAGTCAGTATGAGGACCTCACGTTGCCTCAGAAAAAGTTGTTGTTGAGAAACTCCATGATCGACAACGCCTATCTGCTGGAGCTGATGTCCAACGAGACTGCTGAGGGCGATGCTGCTACTCCTGAATGGGGACGCACCATGCGCCGCACAACTTCGGCATCTGCCTACGACTCGGTGTATGTGATGCAGCCCGACGAGATGCCAGACAATGCTTATTGGGCCAGCAAGCGTGGCGGAAATGCCATCCGTATCCTGAAGGATGTCACGGAAGCTCCAATGATCCACTTTTTGCCAGCCTACCTGCAGAACCACAAGATTACTGCGGAAGACCTGAACCTGCTCACCAACCATCGTGCCACCAGTATCAACGAGGCATGGGTCAACGGTGTGAAGGTGGTCAACTCTGGCGATCCCGACAAGAAGAAGATCGACTACGACGTAACCTGTAAGAACGGTTACATCCAGAAGGTGGAGCGTGTCATCGAGTCAAGCCCCAACATGGCTCAGCTCGTCTATCAGGACGACGACATGAGCACATGGGCTCATCTGCTCGACCGCTATGCAGTGCCTTATTTCGATAAGACATTGTGGCAGGATTATAATAGAAACTACAAGAACAGCGACTCACTGTTTGTGCTCCGCTATGCCGCTAAGTCATACTATAACGGAAGCAGAAAGGTGACCATCGACCGTTCTAGCTACGACACGTCAAGTGATAATGGTAAGTATGTCTATAACGACGAGCGTACCAACCAGAAGACCGTGATTCCTTACGATGAGCTGTTGCGTTTCGATCCGGGATGGAACCAGTATATCGACGACAACCAGCAGAACACGCTGCACAATGATGCCGGTATGATGATTGTTCCTACCAACCAGGCCGTTCAGGACTGGTGGAATGGTCCTGGTAAGTCTCTGCAGGACGAGTACGGTACTCTGGATAATGTGCCTACACCTATTATTACTGAGCTGATCAACGTGAACATGATTCCTACGTTCTCAACCTACGTGCCTTCTAAGTTCGCCAGCGTGCTCAACGATGCCAAGGAGCCCCTCGGTATCACCAAGAACGATATCGTTTCTTGCTACATGGGTTGCAACGGTGTGGTTTATAAGGTTGGTAAGGTGTTCACTCCGGCCCTGTTCGCCTCTGTGGCTTATCCCGCTCTGGCTCATGCCTCTACAATGAACATTATCTATAGCATCATCGACGGACGTACCTTCAAGCCATACCTGCTGTCAATGGACTCTAAGTATGCCTTGATTCTTCCTTCAAACAATGCCATGCAGTTGGTGCTCGACCCCGCCTCTTTCGGCCGCAGCGCTACAACGGATGATGTGAAGACCGAGACACCATATATCCTCGAGTTCACCTTCAACAAGGAGAAGCAGCAGATTGAGTGCGTTCGCTACAAATCTACTGTTGATGAGAATGGCGAGATCGTAAAGGGCGACAAACTGGGTGAGGTTGGTAACACCGGTTCTCTGCTGACCTTCAGAAATCGTCTGTACGACAGCATGATGAACTACCTGATTATCGTGCTGCCCGACAAGAATATGACTGTTGAGAAGTATGTGGCCCAAGGCTATAAGTACTTCAAGACAAAGGGTGGTGGCCTGATCAAGGTGACCAATGTTGGCGGCAAACTGCAGTTCCAGGGTGGATGGCAGGTTGAGCACAACCGCAACATCCCCGCTGTTGACCGCTACGATATGGAAAACGGTTCTTCTTACATGGTGGACGACATGATGCCTATCGCTTCTCAGAAGTCTGTCTATCTCACGCTGCAGGAGCATCCTGAGTTCTCTAAGTTCCTCACCATGATGGAGAACGACTACAACAACGTGCTGACAAACATGCTGAACAACAAGTACTATGCTGGTCAGTCATGGGTGAACAGTAAGAACCTCCGTCTGCTCGACAACTATAACTACACCGTGTATGTGCCTACCAATGAGGCTATCGAGCAGTTGCAGAATGAGAAAATCCTGCCTACCGACGAGGAGCTGGACCGTGGCGACTTTGATGTGAAGACCAAGAACGATCCTAAGGTGGACAGCATCTGTATCGCTGAGGGCTGGTATCCCGATGGAGCTACTGAGGCTAAGAAGGCTGATATCCGTGCCAAGGTGGTTGAGACTCTGACCACTATCATGTCTGACTTCATCCGTTATCACGTACAGGACCACTCTGTGGCTATCGGTATGGTACCTGATGTGGAGGTCGACGATAATGGTAATGTATCTCATTATAAGAGCCACACGTCTTTCGAGAGTATGAAGCGCGACCTGGAGACCGGTCGATTCATTCCTCTGGAAATCGACTACTCAAATACAAGCATGACCGTGAAGGACAAGATGGGCGTTACCCATCATGTTGTAACAAACAATAATCTCTACAACCTGCAGTGCCGTGAGTACTGGTTCGAGGGTAAGAACTCTGAGGTGAACGCTTCTCTGTTCATGGCCAGCGACGTTGTGGTACATCAGATCGACGGTGTCCTCATGTCGGGTGCTAAGAAGCCTTGGCGTGACATCGTGAAAGAAGCACTTGGTGTTGAATAATAAGATAGGAGGAACAAACGTATGAAAATACTGAAATCTGTTATAATGACAATCGCGCTCCTGCTGTCTACAACACTGAGCGCACAGAATATCACGTCGGTACACGGTACACTGAGCGACGATATGGGTCCGCTGATGGGTGCCACCGTCTGTGAAATTGATGCTACCGGACGTATCATCGAGTCGGCTCTCACCGACTTGAACGGTAACTTTACGATGAAGGTCCGCAATACTAAGGATAAAATTCGTTTCAGTTACGTGGGTCTGGAGACTGTGACAATGCCTATCAACAAGACAACCTATGTCTTGAAGATGAAGTCTAAGACCAAGCTGAAGGAGGTGACCGTTACCTCTAAGCGCCGTATGCAGGGTAACACACTGCCTATCCCTCAGCGAGAAATCTCTTACGCCACACAGACCATCTCCATGAAGGAGTTCGAGGGTCTGGGTATCACTTCTGTCGATGAGGCCCTGCAGGGACGTATCGCCGGTCTGGATATCGTGGGTAACTCTGGTAACCTGGGTTCTGGTTCTACCATGCGTCTGCGTGGTGCTTCGTCTATCTCTACGCTGACCGATGCCAACCCGCTGATTGTGGTGGATGGTAACATCCGTGAGGTGAACCTCGACAACTTCGATATGGCTGGTGCCAATGATGAGAAGTTCGCTGAACTGCTGAACATCAACCCTGAGGATATCGCTTCTATCACCGTGCTGAAGGATGCTGCCGCTACTGCAGTATACGGTTCACAGGGTGGTAACGGTGTTATCGAGCTGACCACCAAGCGTGGTGTGCGTGGTGCTCCAAAGGTGACCTACTCACTGAAGCTCACTGGTACTTATCAGCCTCAGGGCTATGCTCTGCTGAATGGTGACGACTACACCATGATGCTGAAGGAGGCTTACTTCAACCCCCGTCAGAATGATAACGCATCTAATAAGTATGCTATCCCTGAGATCAACTATGTGGACGATCCTTCTATCCTGGCCGACTGGCGCCAGTATCGTGCCAATACCGACTGGCGCGACGCTGTCACTCAGTGGGGTCTGCGTCAGAACCACTACGCTACCATCACCGGTGGTGGTGAGAAGGCTAGCTTCCGTATCGGTGCCGGTTACGACCACGAGACGGGTACTATCATCCAGCAGAAGATGAACCGTTTCTCTACACGTGTGAACCTGGACTATAATGTCAGCCAGCGTATCCGTGTAAGCACCAACTTCTCTCTGACTTACTCTAAGTACGACGACAACTCTGACGACCTGCTGGCCATCGCCCTGAAGAAGATGCCTAACATGAGCATCTATCAGATCGATCCTGACACGGGTCTGGAGACCGACAAGTACTATAACATGCCTCAGAGTGGAACCTATATCGGTTCTGAGGTGTTCAAGAACGACCAGCGTAACTACGTGAACCCCGTGGCTTCTGCTTATCTGGCTAAGAAGCAGCGCCGTGTCTACGACATGAACCCTGAGCTCATCCTGAACTACCAGCTGCTGGGCCTCGATGATGAGCACTGGCAGTTGAACTGGCGCAGCTCTGTGTACATGAATATCTCTAACCACTACAACGATTCGTTCTATCCCCAGGAACTGGTGACCAAGCGCTGGGAGGACAAGGTGAACACCTCTGCCTCAAGCTCTTCAAAGAGCGTTTCGTTCAACACCAAGCAGACGCTGACCCTGATTCCTGCGTTTGCTAACAAGGACCACTCTATGATGATGATGGGACGCTTCGAACTGACTTCTGGTTCTAGCAGCTCTCAGTCAACCGACGGTTACGGCCTGCCTTCTACCAATGGTGTCATCGTGAGCCCCTCTGCAGGTGGTATCATCAACGGCATGAGCTCTGGCTACAGCCAGTGGCGCTCTATGTACTACACCTTCTCTGCTCACTATGCTTATAAGGGACGCTACGTGGCCGACTTCACCGTACGTGCCGACGGTACTACTAAGTTCGGTCCCGGCAACCGCTGGGGTTACTTCCCCTCTGTATCTCTGAAGTGGATCGTCAGTGACGAGCCTTGGATGCAGAAACTGAAGCCCACACTCTCTATGTTGGCTATCCGTCCCAGCTGGGGTCGTGTAGGTAACCAGCCTGGTCAGAACTACCTGTTTACTTCTAAGTATGGTTCTGCCGACAGGTATATCGACATGGCTGCCATGAAACCGCTGAACATCCGTCTGACCGACCTGAAGTGGCAGTTGGTATCCAGCTACAACTTCGGTATCGACCTGGGCTTCATGGATGGTCGTCTGAACCTGACTATCGAGGGGTACCAGTCTACTACCTCAGACATGCTGATGGGTAGCTTCCGTATTCCTTCAAACACTGGTTTCGCTACCGTACCTTATCATAACAACGGTAAGATGCGCAACACCGGTTGGGAGTTCCATATCAATACAAACCGCATGATCAAGGCTGGTAAGTTCTCTATGGATATGAACGCCAACTTCGGTAACAACCGCAACGAAATCCTGGAGATGGACGAGTACATCCTGGAAAACAAGAACTCTAAGTACGGCTATAACAACGGTGAGACCTTGCGTCGTGTGCAGTTGCACAACCCGTTCGGTGCTATCTACGGCTTCAAGTACAAGGGTGTGTACCAGTACAACTACCTCACCATCAAGAACCATGTTCAGGAAATGGTTGAGGCCGGTGCTACCAAGGACGACATCCAGACTTGGTGGAGAGAGTGGTCAGGTTCTGGTAAGACGGCTCCTGTGGCTGTCGGTGCCGATGGCAACCTGATTCTCGAGGGTAACAACGTGCCTAAGCGTATGATGTACGACTATCGTTCTGATAATACTGGTCACGATGGTGCATTCCCCGGCTTCAACGGTGGTGACGCTATCTACGACGACCTGAACCACGATGGTCAGATCAATGCACTGGATATCACCTACCTGGGCTCTTCTCTGCCTAAGTTGACTGGTGGTTTCGGTTTCTCTTTCAACTACGGTCAGTGGCGTCTGTCAACACAGTTCACCTACCGTGTGGGCAACAAGATTATCAACAAGGCTCGTCTGCAGGCTGAGGCCATGACTGGTAACGACAACCAGAGTCAGGCTGTGAACTACCGCTGGCGTCAGGAGGGTGACGTAACACCTATCCCACGTGCTATGTATGGTGGCAACAGCAACTACAACACGCTGATCAGCGACCGCTTCGTAGAGGATGGAAGCTACCTGCGTATGAGCTATGCCCAGCTCAACTATTCTATCAATAAGAAGAACCTGACATGGATTGGCCTGAACCGCCTTTCATTCTATGCCAGTGTGAACAACCCCTTCGTACTCACGAAGTACTCTGGTGTGGACCCCGATATCGCATTCGGTGGCGAGGATCCTGCTATCGACAACATGCAGACACCACGTTCACGTTCTTATACACTGGGTATCACTGTTGATTTCTAAAACGTAGATTGATATTTAAAAGAAACATGAAGATTATGAAAAAGAATTATAATAAGATAATCTGCGCAATCTGCGTCGTCTGCGGTCTCACTTCTTGCTCGGACTTCCTGGATATCAAACCTCAGAACGAGATTATATTCGAGGACTTCTGGAATGAAAAGACCGACGTGGACATGGTCGTGGCTGGTTGCTACTCTGCACTCCAGAACGACGGTGTCAGAAAGCGTATGATGATTTGGGGTGAGGCCAGAACGGAGAATGTGATGGCCGGTCAGGGTATCAATAATGATCTTAACCTCTCTAATATTTTGAAGGAGAATATCACGGCAATGAATACCTATACCACTTGGGAGGGCTTCTACGACGTGATCAACCGTTGTAACACGGTACTGAAGTATGCGCCTGTCGTGGCCGAGAAGGATCCTTCCTATACACAGGGCGACCTCAACGCTACTATCGCTGAGGTGACAGCACTGCGCTCTCTCTCTTATTTCTACCTGATTCGTACGTTCCGCGATGTGCCTTTCTCTCGTGAGGCCTTCACCGACGACGACCAGACAATGGATCTGCCCGCAACGCCGTTCTACGAGGTGCTCGACAACCTGATTGGTGACCTGCGCAGCGTTGAGGATAAGGCTGTAAAGCGCTATCCTGAGACCTACCCTTTCTATCAGACTGGCCGCATCACGCAGGATGCTATCCGTGCCATGTTGTGCGAGATGTATCTGTGGAAGGGTGCCGTTGATCCTATTGGCTACGACTCTTGTGTTTACTATGCAGAAGAGGTCATCAAATCTAAGAAGGAACTCAACGATGAGTACGAGAAGAAGCATCGTCTGTCGGCCGATACGAAGGCTGCCCTGGAGGTTCGCCTCAATGGCTATCCTCTGGTTAACGACAATCTGACGGGTACTTACTTTGGCAATTATTATGAAGAGTTATTCGTAGAAGGTGCTAGCAAGGAGACCGTCTTTGAACTAGTCTATGATGACGAGAAAGCTGGTAATGGTATGCTGGCCAATGGTGCTGTGTCTTCTCTTTACGGTCACTCTAACGGTACTGGCCTGCTGGTTGGTTCTAAGTACCTGAAAGAGGATATCGAGGCCGACTACTCTAAGCGTGTCATTTTTGAGCCTGAGCAGAAGAACAAGTTGGATGCTCGCCTCTATGTGAACTGTGACGCTACTAAGGACAACTCTCCTATCATGAAGTTGGCTGCTAGTAGCATCGACATCGACGCGAAGTCTTCTTCGACGCCTAAGTCTGACTATTCTTTGTATCCTCAGAACAACAACAGCAGTATGTGGATCATCTACCGCTTGCCTGATATCATGCTGATGGAGGCTGAGGCACTCTGCGAGAAGATGCTGAATCCCATTGATGGCGAGGACTCGTTGGTTAGCGCCACGAACAAACCGCTGATGGAGAAGGCTTTCACACTGGTGAACGTTATCAACAAGCGTGCTATCTGTAAGAAGGATCTGACAGCTTCTGATACACTGAAGAGCAGCAACTACGCCACCAAGACGGCCATGACCGACCTGGTGAAGCGTGAGCGTCAGCGCGAACTGATGTTCGAGGGTAAGCGCTGGTACGACCTTGTACGCTACGCCATGCGTGCCGGCAACACAGAACCTGTGATCAATGCCGTGATGCACCGCGAGGATGTGAACAAGGAGTACTCTCAGAACTTCTTCAAGAAGATGGATGCTATCTTCTGGCCTTACAACATTGAGGAAATGAAGGTGAACCGTAACCTGGTGGCCAATCCTGCCTTTGGCAGCGGCGAGAACTCCAGCTACGAGAAAGCTAAATAATGCATAACACTTAAACGATAAGATTATGAATATCAATAAGAATATAAAAGTAGCGTTGATGGCACTGGCTGCCTTCATGGCAACGGGCTCTATGACCAGTTGCTCTGACGAGCCTGATAGTCAGTACTTCTATACTTTCACGGGCGAGATGCTGAGCGACTATATCAGCAACCGCGAACAGTATAGCGAGTTCAAGTATATCGTTG
Proteins encoded:
- a CDS encoding RagB/SusD family nutrient uptake outer membrane protein, coding for MKKNYNKIICAICVVCGLTSCSDFLDIKPQNEIIFEDFWNEKTDVDMVVAGCYSALQNDGVRKRMMIWGEARTENVMAGQGINNDLNLSNILKENITAMNTYTTWEGFYDVINRCNTVLKYAPVVAEKDPSYTQGDLNATIAEVTALRSLSYFYLIRTFRDVPFSREAFTDDDQTMDLPATPFYEVLDNLIGDLRSVEDKAVKRYPETYPFYQTGRITQDAIRAMLCEMYLWKGAVDPIGYDSCVYYAEEVIKSKKELNDEYEKKHRLSADTKAALEVRLNGYPLVNDNLTGTYFGNYYEELFVEGASKETVFELVYDDEKAGNGMLANGAVSSLYGHSNGTGLLVGSKYLKEDIEADYSKRVIFEPEQKNKLDARLYVNCDATKDNSPIMKLAASSIDIDAKSSSTPKSDYSLYPQNNNSSMWIIYRLPDIMLMEAEALCEKMLNPIDGEDSLVSATNKPLMEKAFTLVNVINKRAICKKDLTASDTLKSSNYATKTAMTDLVKRERQRELMFEGKRWYDLVRYAMRAGNTEPVINAVMHREDVNKEYSQNFFKKMDAIFWPYNIEEMKVNRNLVANPAFGSGENSSYEKAK
- a CDS encoding SusC/RagA family TonB-linked outer membrane protein, translated to MKILKSVIMTIALLLSTTLSAQNITSVHGTLSDDMGPLMGATVCEIDATGRIIESALTDLNGNFTMKVRNTKDKIRFSYVGLETVTMPINKTTYVLKMKSKTKLKEVTVTSKRRMQGNTLPIPQREISYATQTISMKEFEGLGITSVDEALQGRIAGLDIVGNSGNLGSGSTMRLRGASSISTLTDANPLIVVDGNIREVNLDNFDMAGANDEKFAELLNINPEDIASITVLKDAAATAVYGSQGGNGVIELTTKRGVRGAPKVTYSLKLTGTYQPQGYALLNGDDYTMMLKEAYFNPRQNDNASNKYAIPEINYVDDPSILADWRQYRANTDWRDAVTQWGLRQNHYATITGGGEKASFRIGAGYDHETGTIIQQKMNRFSTRVNLDYNVSQRIRVSTNFSLTYSKYDDNSDDLLAIALKKMPNMSIYQIDPDTGLETDKYYNMPQSGTYIGSEVFKNDQRNYVNPVASAYLAKKQRRVYDMNPELILNYQLLGLDDEHWQLNWRSSVYMNISNHYNDSFYPQELVTKRWEDKVNTSASSSSKSVSFNTKQTLTLIPAFANKDHSMMMMGRFELTSGSSSSQSTDGYGLPSTNGVIVSPSAGGIINGMSSGYSQWRSMYYTFSAHYAYKGRYVADFTVRADGTTKFGPGNRWGYFPSVSLKWIVSDEPWMQKLKPTLSMLAIRPSWGRVGNQPGQNYLFTSKYGSADRYIDMAAMKPLNIRLTDLKWQLVSSYNFGIDLGFMDGRLNLTIEGYQSTTSDMLMGSFRIPSNTGFATVPYHNNGKMRNTGWEFHINTNRMIKAGKFSMDMNANFGNNRNEILEMDEYILENKNSKYGYNNGETLRRVQLHNPFGAIYGFKYKGVYQYNYLTIKNHVQEMVEAGATKDDIQTWWREWSGSGKTAPVAVGADGNLILEGNNVPKRMMYDYRSDNTGHDGAFPGFNGGDAIYDDLNHDGQINALDITYLGSSLPKLTGGFGFSFNYGQWRLSTQFTYRVGNKIINKARLQAEAMTGNDNQSQAVNYRWRQEGDVTPIPRAMYGGNSNYNTLISDRFVEDGSYLRMSYAQLNYSINKKNLTWIGLNRLSFYASVNNPFVLTKYSGVDPDIAFGGEDPAIDNMQTPRSRSYTLGITVDF